The following proteins are co-located in the Paludibaculum fermentans genome:
- a CDS encoding sensor histidine kinase — MYSARTYWLCQILGWTAWTIANGAVYGAYTGNRQPSQMFATVWFGLAGFLGSHCLRLWIRRAGWVALPILPGAARALGAAIVTSTGVTLASLVVMIYVFHFLTWEITRFTGYVVNILFWTAVFSLWLALYFGAHYFARSRRAELHALQLDLTAREASFLALRAQLNPHFLFNCLNSIRALISEDPPRAQHAVTMLSSLLRYTLQSGERADVPLSEELDMVDEYLALELIRFEDRLKVQRDIPPAALAARLPPMLLQTLVENALKHGIARQTSGGTVSIAAALDHGRLELRVANPGTLAPEPGATGIGLENARRRLNLRYGDRAILEVSQQTSPEGPVVLATVSVPQ; from the coding sequence ATGTACTCGGCGCGCACCTACTGGCTGTGCCAGATCCTGGGCTGGACGGCGTGGACCATCGCCAACGGCGCGGTGTACGGCGCCTACACGGGCAACCGCCAGCCGTCGCAAATGTTCGCCACGGTCTGGTTCGGCCTGGCCGGATTCCTGGGCTCGCACTGCCTGCGGCTCTGGATCCGGCGCGCCGGCTGGGTCGCGCTGCCGATCCTGCCCGGCGCCGCACGCGCCCTGGGCGCGGCCATTGTCACCTCTACCGGTGTCACCCTGGCGAGCCTCGTGGTGATGATCTATGTCTTCCACTTCCTCACCTGGGAGATCACACGGTTCACGGGCTACGTCGTCAACATCCTGTTCTGGACCGCGGTCTTCTCGCTATGGCTCGCCCTCTACTTTGGAGCCCACTACTTCGCCCGTTCGCGACGCGCGGAACTGCACGCCCTGCAACTGGACCTCACCGCCCGGGAGGCCAGCTTCCTGGCCCTGCGCGCCCAGCTCAACCCGCACTTCCTGTTCAACTGCCTGAACTCGATCCGCGCGCTCATCTCCGAAGACCCGCCGCGCGCGCAACATGCGGTCACCATGCTCTCTTCCCTGCTCCGCTACACGCTGCAGTCCGGCGAGCGGGCCGACGTGCCGCTCTCGGAAGAGTTGGACATGGTCGACGAATACCTGGCTTTGGAACTCATCCGTTTTGAAGACCGCCTCAAGGTCCAACGCGACATTCCGCCCGCCGCTCTCGCGGCCCGCCTGCCACCCATGCTGCTGCAGACCCTGGTCGAGAACGCCTTGAAACACGGCATCGCACGCCAGACGTCGGGCGGCACGGTGAGTATCGCAGCGGCGCTGGACCACGGCCGGCTGGAACTGCGCGTCGCGAATCCGGGGACGCTGGCACCCGAGCCCGGGGCTACGGGCATCGGCCTCGAGAATGCCCGGCGCCGCCTGAACCTGCGTTATGGCGATCGGGCCATTCTGGAAGTCTCCCAACAAACCTCGCCGGAAGGACCCGTGGTGCTGGCCACGGTCAGCGTCCCCCAATGA
- the murJ gene encoding murein biosynthesis integral membrane protein MurJ codes for MEVLSSQSEKVFKSAGIASFAVLLSRIAGLVREGVMARLFGAGPSADAFVIGFRIPNLTRDLFAEGALSSAFVPTFVDYLQKGDKKEAAHLANLVASAIILFVGAFCIFGIFFSPWLITMLTHNWAATAPEKTAQAIKLTQIMFPFLMLVALAAQAMGILNSCNQFAVPALSSTWFNVGSVASGLMLGFWAGPRLGITKIEGMAYGVVIGGALQLFWQVPSLIRSGFGFRFAFDFNHPGLRQIFRLMGPAIIGNASVQVNVLVNSFFAASIVDPVRGVDGATTWLSCAFRFMQLPLGLFGVAIATATLPAIGRSAASGDMDEFRETLARSLGLVFLLTVPASVGLMILGPSIVGAIYEGRRFEAYDTHQTAVALACYAIGLAGYSAVKILTPAFYALKDARTPMLVSVGSIAVNAILAVGLIRGAHLGHAGLALSTSCVALLSFLLLFWVMMIRIGGMHGRRLRTVIVKVSVASLLMASVVWVSSTVITGWLGTRVFGRLVDLAVSIPLALAVLYYTCRSMKVEELEMATRALGGPILRRFSALNAKLSN; via the coding sequence ATGGAAGTCTTGTCATCGCAGTCAGAAAAGGTCTTCAAAAGTGCTGGGATCGCCTCCTTCGCCGTCCTCCTGAGCCGCATTGCCGGCCTGGTGCGCGAAGGTGTGATGGCTCGTCTCTTCGGCGCCGGCCCTTCCGCCGATGCGTTTGTCATCGGCTTCCGCATCCCCAACCTCACGCGCGACCTGTTCGCCGAGGGGGCGCTCTCGTCCGCCTTTGTGCCGACCTTCGTCGACTATCTTCAGAAAGGCGACAAGAAAGAAGCCGCGCACCTGGCCAATCTGGTGGCCAGCGCCATCATCCTGTTCGTGGGCGCCTTCTGCATCTTCGGCATCTTCTTCAGCCCCTGGCTGATTACGATGCTCACTCACAACTGGGCGGCCACCGCGCCTGAGAAGACAGCCCAGGCGATCAAGCTCACCCAGATCATGTTCCCGTTCCTGATGCTGGTGGCCCTCGCGGCCCAGGCGATGGGCATCCTGAACTCCTGCAACCAGTTTGCGGTCCCGGCGCTCTCTTCCACCTGGTTCAACGTCGGCAGTGTGGCCTCCGGCCTGATGCTCGGTTTCTGGGCCGGACCGCGGCTGGGCATCACGAAGATCGAGGGGATGGCCTACGGCGTCGTCATCGGGGGAGCCCTGCAGCTCTTCTGGCAGGTGCCGAGCCTGATCCGTTCCGGTTTCGGGTTCCGCTTCGCCTTTGACTTCAACCATCCCGGGCTGCGCCAGATCTTCCGCCTGATGGGTCCGGCCATCATCGGCAACGCCAGTGTCCAGGTGAACGTGCTGGTGAACAGCTTTTTCGCGGCCAGCATCGTCGACCCGGTCCGCGGCGTGGATGGAGCTACCACCTGGCTGAGCTGCGCCTTCCGGTTCATGCAACTGCCGCTCGGCCTGTTCGGGGTCGCCATCGCCACGGCCACTTTACCCGCCATCGGCCGCAGCGCCGCCTCGGGCGATATGGACGAATTCCGCGAGACGCTCGCCCGGTCTCTCGGGCTGGTCTTCCTGCTCACCGTGCCGGCTTCGGTCGGCTTGATGATCCTGGGACCCTCCATCGTCGGCGCCATCTACGAAGGCCGCCGCTTCGAAGCCTACGATACGCACCAGACCGCCGTCGCCCTCGCCTGCTACGCCATCGGCTTGGCCGGCTACTCGGCCGTCAAGATCCTGACACCCGCTTTCTACGCTTTGAAGGATGCCCGCACCCCGATGCTGGTGAGCGTTGGCTCCATCGCAGTGAACGCAATCCTCGCCGTCGGCCTGATCCGCGGAGCGCACCTGGGCCATGCCGGCCTTGCGCTTTCCACCTCCTGTGTCGCCCTCTTGAGTTTCCTGCTGCTGTTCTGGGTGATGATGATCCGCATCGGCGGCATGCACGGGCGCCGGTTGCGCACGGTCATCGTCAAGGTCAGCGTCGCCTCCCTGCTGATGGCCAGTGTCGTCTGGGTCTCCAGCACGGTGATCACGGGCTGGCTCGGCACCCGCGTCTTCGGGCGGCTGGTCGATCTCGCCGTGTCGATTCCCCTGGCGCTCGCCGTGCTCTATTACACCTGCCGGTCGATGAAGGTGGAAGAGCTGGAAATGGCCACCCGCGCCCTGGGCGGCCCCATTCTGCGTCGGTTCTCGGCGCTGAATGCTAAACTATCTAACTGA
- a CDS encoding sensor histidine kinase, translating to MLKWLLRRSMTPSDILPTCLRSALAGALFGPLVGVFLHWVMGRPWDPVLSAPVPWVLRTVAAGSLYSLSFYVISGMPWVFLRTWARSLSFGLRRVVGVTISASSGALFALVSIGITRLLWGVQLVPNEWITRLLALEASAVVIIGIFMGTYHEMRIQAELRERKLAEAAARAQVYALQAQIAPHFFFNALNSISSLVSSDPAAAQQMIGRLAEIFRYTFTSGRAPMVTLEKELAFVREYLLLEKFRYRNRLRFTLDPAGAAAAQRLPALTLQPLVENAIRHGIARRMDGGEIRMEIKAVAESVRIEVWNQFDPGDGPPDLRTETIFRENHALANIRQRLQLSYGDQAAIALQQARVDWTLVTLTLPRQEEGADAHPGS from the coding sequence ATGTTGAAGTGGCTGCTGCGCCGATCGATGACACCGAGCGACATTCTGCCGACCTGCCTGCGCAGCGCCCTGGCCGGAGCGTTGTTCGGCCCGCTGGTGGGTGTCTTCCTGCATTGGGTGATGGGGCGGCCCTGGGATCCGGTGTTGTCCGCTCCCGTGCCCTGGGTCCTGCGGACCGTCGCCGCCGGCTCCCTATACTCGCTGAGCTTCTACGTCATCTCGGGCATGCCCTGGGTCTTCCTGCGCACGTGGGCGCGCAGCCTCTCGTTCGGTTTGCGCAGGGTGGTGGGCGTCACGATCTCCGCGTCGAGCGGCGCTCTGTTCGCGCTGGTCTCGATTGGGATCACGCGCCTGCTGTGGGGTGTCCAACTTGTTCCGAATGAGTGGATCACCCGGCTGCTCGCGCTGGAAGCCTCGGCCGTCGTCATTATCGGGATCTTTATGGGCACGTATCACGAAATGCGGATCCAAGCCGAATTGCGGGAACGCAAACTGGCCGAGGCGGCGGCGCGCGCCCAGGTGTACGCATTGCAGGCGCAAATTGCGCCGCACTTCTTCTTCAATGCGCTGAACTCCATCTCGTCCCTGGTCTCATCCGACCCCGCCGCCGCGCAGCAGATGATTGGGCGCCTGGCGGAGATCTTCCGCTATACGTTCACCTCGGGCCGGGCGCCGATGGTCACGCTGGAGAAGGAACTGGCCTTCGTCCGCGAGTATCTGCTGCTGGAGAAGTTTCGCTACCGCAACCGGCTGCGGTTCACGCTCGACCCGGCCGGTGCGGCCGCGGCCCAGCGCCTGCCGGCACTCACGCTGCAGCCGCTGGTGGAGAACGCCATCCGGCACGGCATCGCGCGGCGCATGGATGGAGGCGAGATCCGGATGGAGATCAAGGCCGTGGCCGAGTCCGTGCGCATCGAGGTCTGGAATCAGTTCGATCCGGGGGACGGGCCGCCGGACCTGCGGACGGAGACCATCTTCCGCGAGAATCACGCGCTGGCCAACATCCGGCAGAGGCTCCAACTGTCCTATGGCGACCAGGCGGCTATTGCCTTGCAGCAGGCTCGGGTGGACTGGACGCTGGTGACGCTCACGCTGCCGCGCCAGGAGGAGGGGGCCGATGCGCATCCTGGTAGTTGA
- a CDS encoding LytR/AlgR family response regulator transcription factor, producing the protein MKAILVDDERLARMELRRLLAAHPEIEIVAETANAEEAEILIGSLEPDVLFLDVQMPGRSGFDLLASLDRAPHTIFVTAYDEYALRAFEFSAVDYLLKPVAPERLATALIRLKSAGPQAETAATRIPATQQIFVRDGERCWFVRLSDIALFESEGNYTRLYFAANRPLILRSLSYLEARLDPEIFFRTSRRHIVNLRLLDTITPSIDGGYDLKLVTGQQVEMSRRRAQEFREKMSI; encoded by the coding sequence ATGAAAGCCATCCTTGTCGACGACGAACGCCTGGCGCGCATGGAACTGCGGCGCCTGTTGGCCGCCCACCCCGAGATCGAGATCGTGGCGGAGACCGCCAATGCGGAAGAGGCCGAGATCCTGATCGGCAGCCTCGAACCGGACGTGCTCTTCCTCGACGTACAGATGCCGGGCCGCTCGGGCTTCGATCTGCTGGCCTCGCTGGACAGGGCTCCGCATACGATTTTCGTCACCGCGTACGACGAGTACGCCCTGCGCGCCTTCGAGTTCAGCGCCGTCGACTATCTGCTGAAGCCGGTCGCGCCGGAGCGACTCGCCACCGCCCTGATCCGGCTGAAGTCCGCCGGGCCGCAAGCGGAGACCGCCGCCACGCGCATCCCCGCCACGCAGCAGATTTTCGTGCGCGATGGCGAACGCTGCTGGTTCGTGCGCCTCTCCGACATCGCCCTGTTCGAGAGCGAAGGCAACTACACGCGCCTCTACTTCGCCGCGAACCGGCCGCTGATCCTACGCTCGCTGTCCTACCTGGAAGCCCGCCTGGATCCCGAGATCTTCTTCCGCACCTCCCGCCGGCATATCGTGAACCTGCGCCTGCTCGACACGATCACGCCCAGCATCGACGGTGGCTACGACCTGAAGCTGGTCACCGGCCAGCAGGTAGAGATGTCCCGCCGCCGGGCCCAGGAGTTCCGGGAGAAGATGTCGATTTAG
- a CDS encoding zinc ribbon domain-containing protein: MNKDLGSALRLQVLDLRMSELQREIATLPKQIAQIEKALEAHNKRLELDKAALAANQRDRKKLDTDITSHQQKISKLRDQMLGAKTNDQYRAFQNEIEFAEASIRKCEDQILELMGASESLDQNVKKAEAALAQERKVVEAQKAKAKTRTDADQQELKKLGAERAEVAKTLPADVLTIYDRLRTRYYKNGDVIAQAKDGLCQMCMMALRPQFYQEVKLSTTINFCENCRRILYYEAPAEDVEAQMNG; this comes from the coding sequence ATGAACAAGGATCTGGGTTCGGCGCTGCGATTGCAGGTGTTAGACCTGCGGATGTCTGAATTGCAGCGCGAGATCGCTACGCTGCCGAAACAGATCGCGCAGATCGAGAAAGCACTCGAGGCGCACAACAAGCGCCTGGAACTCGACAAGGCGGCCCTGGCCGCCAATCAGCGCGACCGCAAGAAGCTGGACACCGACATCACCAGCCACCAACAGAAAATATCCAAGCTCCGCGACCAGATGCTGGGCGCGAAGACCAACGATCAGTACCGCGCCTTCCAGAACGAGATCGAGTTTGCGGAAGCCTCGATCCGTAAGTGCGAGGACCAGATCCTCGAACTCATGGGCGCCTCGGAGTCGCTGGATCAGAACGTCAAAAAGGCCGAAGCCGCCCTGGCGCAGGAACGCAAGGTAGTCGAAGCCCAGAAGGCCAAGGCGAAAACCCGCACGGATGCCGACCAGCAGGAGTTGAAGAAGCTGGGCGCCGAACGTGCCGAGGTCGCCAAGACCCTGCCTGCCGACGTCCTGACCATCTACGACCGCCTGCGGACCCGCTACTACAAGAACGGTGACGTCATTGCCCAGGCCAAGGACGGGCTGTGCCAGATGTGCATGATGGCCCTGCGCCCGCAGTTCTACCAGGAAGTGAAGCTCAGCACCACCATCAACTTCTGCGAGAACTGCCGCCGCATCCTCTACTACGAAGCTCCGGCGGAAGACGTCGAAGCGCAGATGAACGGCTAG
- a CDS encoding LytR/AlgR family response regulator transcription factor, producing the protein MRILVVDDEPLAREIVIRHLAAETDVEVAGEAANGLEALEQIAALEPDAVFLDIEMPGLNGFEVVASLARPPWIVFVTAFDEYAIQAFEAHAVDYLLKPVQAERVARCVARLRTFVGRAEGVPNEVLRQLIREVRPAGPRRIAVKQGNRIALVSPREIIHISAEEKQVFVQTARQRYSVDKTVTELEECLDGSGFFRINRGDLVNLEHVRELMPWFSGAWRVVMSNGTELDVSRDRARHLKRELQL; encoded by the coding sequence ATGCGCATCCTGGTAGTTGACGACGAGCCGCTGGCTCGCGAGATCGTGATCCGCCACCTGGCGGCGGAGACCGATGTGGAAGTAGCGGGCGAGGCAGCCAATGGGCTGGAGGCGCTGGAGCAGATTGCCGCGCTAGAGCCCGACGCGGTCTTCCTCGACATCGAGATGCCGGGCCTGAATGGGTTTGAAGTCGTCGCCAGCCTGGCTAGGCCGCCGTGGATCGTCTTCGTCACCGCGTTCGATGAATACGCGATCCAGGCGTTTGAGGCGCATGCGGTCGACTACCTGCTTAAGCCGGTGCAGGCGGAGCGGGTGGCGCGCTGTGTCGCCCGGCTCAGGACCTTTGTGGGCCGGGCTGAGGGCGTGCCGAACGAGGTACTGAGGCAGTTGATCCGCGAAGTGCGGCCCGCCGGACCGCGCCGCATTGCGGTCAAGCAGGGCAATCGCATCGCACTGGTGAGCCCGCGCGAGATCATCCACATCTCAGCGGAGGAAAAGCAGGTATTCGTGCAGACCGCGCGGCAGCGTTACTCGGTGGACAAGACCGTCACGGAGTTGGAGGAGTGCCTGGATGGCAGCGGCTTCTTCCGGATCAACCGTGGCGACCTGGTGAACCTGGAGCACGTGCGGGAGCTGATGCCCTGGTTTTCCGGCGCGTGGCGCGTAGTGATGTCGAACGGGACGGAACTGGACGTGAGCCGCGACCGGGCGCGGCACCTGAAGCGGGAGCTGCAGCTCTAG
- a CDS encoding glycosyltransferase, with amino-acid sequence MLTPILIPAYEADPELQETVTALRRMGFTRIVVVDDGSRLPKSLLLLNQLDGVHLLKHAVNLGKGAALKTGLNHILLTWPDASGVVTADADGQHSPEDIAAVAAKLRSNPGNLILGSRQFRGKVPWRSKVGNRISATLVKLLVGTRLTDTQTGLRGIPLALAGQLLKLPSNGYEFELDMLLAAKHRGVPTLELPIRTIYLNSNSSSHFDPLWDSMRIYLVLMRFTLASVFTAVIDNAVFAVAYNGSHNILLSQLIGRSVAVLFNYAAARKAVFLSRGPHKDTLPKYLLLVTANAAISYVLITLIHDRFQAGVVAIKVAVEAALFLASFLIQRDLIFSRKQGEATDWTSYYESVPPTAKLTRKYSGGALVRMMRSAGVSQGAHFVEIGGANSCFYDRLAEEFRPSCYEVIDTNRHGLDLLGRRASAKVELRQESVLELSVDPRADVVFSAGLVEHFDREGTRRAIEAHFDQARPGGTVIITFPTPTLLYRITRKLLEVFGLWKFPDERALLQEEVRQVALGRGEVLEERILWPLILTQGVVVVRKRPVERLDGEGSSVPVAARTGVLPRP; translated from the coding sequence ATGCTGACTCCGATCCTGATCCCCGCTTATGAGGCGGATCCCGAGTTGCAGGAGACCGTTACCGCCCTGCGCCGCATGGGGTTTACGCGCATTGTTGTCGTCGACGATGGCAGCCGGCTTCCGAAGTCGTTACTCCTTCTAAATCAGCTAGATGGAGTTCATCTTCTCAAGCATGCAGTGAACCTTGGAAAGGGCGCGGCGCTCAAGACCGGACTGAACCATATCCTGCTCACGTGGCCGGATGCGTCGGGCGTGGTGACGGCGGATGCGGACGGCCAGCATTCGCCGGAGGACATCGCCGCGGTGGCAGCCAAGCTGAGGAGCAACCCCGGCAACCTCATACTGGGGAGCCGCCAGTTTCGGGGCAAGGTCCCGTGGCGCAGCAAGGTTGGCAATCGAATCAGCGCCACATTGGTCAAGTTGCTCGTGGGCACCCGGCTGACGGACACGCAAACCGGACTGCGGGGGATTCCCCTGGCGCTCGCGGGCCAGCTGCTGAAACTGCCGTCCAACGGGTATGAGTTTGAACTGGATATGCTGCTGGCGGCCAAGCACCGCGGAGTGCCTACGCTGGAGCTTCCAATCCGCACCATCTACCTCAATAGTAATTCCTCGTCCCACTTCGATCCGCTTTGGGACTCGATGCGGATCTATCTGGTGCTGATGCGGTTCACGCTCGCCTCAGTATTCACTGCTGTCATCGATAATGCCGTATTTGCCGTTGCTTACAATGGCTCTCATAATATTCTACTTTCACAACTAATCGGCCGGTCTGTGGCTGTGCTCTTCAATTACGCGGCTGCGCGGAAGGCGGTATTCCTGTCCCGGGGTCCGCATAAGGACACCCTTCCGAAGTACCTGCTGCTGGTGACGGCGAACGCGGCCATCTCCTACGTACTGATCACGCTGATCCACGACCGGTTCCAGGCGGGCGTGGTGGCGATCAAAGTTGCCGTGGAAGCTGCACTTTTCCTGGCTAGTTTCCTGATTCAACGGGACTTGATCTTCAGCCGCAAGCAAGGCGAGGCAACGGACTGGACCAGCTACTATGAGTCCGTCCCGCCGACCGCAAAGCTGACCCGGAAGTACAGCGGCGGTGCTTTGGTGCGGATGATGCGCTCGGCGGGCGTGAGCCAGGGAGCGCACTTCGTGGAGATCGGCGGGGCAAACAGCTGCTTCTACGACCGGCTGGCCGAGGAGTTCCGTCCGTCGTGCTATGAAGTGATCGATACGAACCGGCACGGTTTGGATTTGCTGGGGCGCCGGGCCTCAGCCAAAGTGGAACTCAGGCAGGAGAGCGTGCTTGAACTGAGCGTGGATCCGCGGGCGGATGTGGTGTTCAGCGCCGGGCTGGTGGAGCATTTCGACCGGGAGGGGACACGCCGGGCGATTGAGGCACATTTCGACCAGGCACGCCCCGGCGGCACCGTGATCATCACTTTTCCTACTCCGACATTACTTTATAGAATCACTCGCAAGCTTCTGGAAGTATTTGGCTTATGGAAGTTTCCAGATGAGCGGGCCTTGTTGCAGGAGGAGGTCCGCCAGGTGGCGCTGGGCCGGGGTGAGGT
- a CDS encoding ABC transporter permease — translation MQDLLFSLRAMRRNPAPAVVAVLVLALGMGANTAMFSVVNAVLLNSAPLKSLRAPDRLVMLWEKNPAMMEMIANRMPPALANVRAWKEGAQSFEEIRAFLPMECAISAPGAEARPTRVECGAIEQGFFQLLGVQPAVGRMFTPAEMKTTVLMSGAAYRTRFGNDMNLTGKSLRIDGVDRAVIGVMPDSFALPGTYEGSEQKKPEVWLPLDLAAAQGEQALWGRSYSVFARLKQGVTLGRARAEMDVIAARLEKEYPDTDHGFGVNVYPVTEEDAGPELRQGILVLQAAVGFVLLIACANMANLLLARAVAREREIGIRLALGAQRGRIIRLMLTESLLLSFLGGLLGLLLAYWGLDLISALAPKDTHGFHELRLDPWVLLFTLGISIGTGVLFGLAPAWHAARRDLTEPIGRGGRTAGSGPQWLRNTMVSVEVALALVLLIGAGLMIRTLSHLMHVDPGFQPAHLLTLKLEGTTVKDFGNRLLERVKELPGVERASISSSMPMQHVEQTNYRLEGDDPKSRTLRMACRSAVSETFFETLGIPFRYGRTFSRQESEAKQPAAIVISETFARLHWPNQDPVGRTVMLPTGGKEDARLMIVGVVGDTHQMGPDSTVLPEMYTPSRQFTDMILAVRTRSDVGAMKASMERVVWGIDPKLPLQPARSMEKVLYEWPANRRFYMAILVSFAGLALLLAALGLYGVLSYVVNLRTSELGIRIALGATTRDILTLVLRQGLVLTLAGTAAGLGVSFVITRLMESLLYGVKPLDPQTFTAVPAALIVVALAACYLPARRAARVDPMLALRSE, via the coding sequence ATGCAGGACCTTCTCTTCTCGCTACGCGCCATGCGGCGCAACCCGGCGCCCGCGGTGGTGGCCGTTCTGGTGTTGGCCCTCGGCATGGGCGCCAACACGGCGATGTTCAGCGTTGTCAATGCGGTGCTGCTGAATTCGGCTCCGCTGAAGAGCCTGCGGGCACCGGACCGGCTCGTCATGCTTTGGGAAAAGAACCCGGCGATGATGGAGATGATCGCCAACCGGATGCCGCCCGCCCTGGCGAACGTGCGGGCCTGGAAGGAAGGGGCGCAATCGTTCGAGGAGATCCGCGCGTTCCTGCCCATGGAGTGCGCGATCTCCGCTCCCGGCGCCGAAGCCCGGCCCACCCGGGTGGAGTGCGGAGCGATCGAACAGGGTTTCTTCCAGTTGCTCGGCGTGCAGCCGGCGGTGGGCCGGATGTTTACACCGGCTGAGATGAAGACCACTGTCCTGATGAGCGGGGCCGCTTACCGGACACGGTTCGGGAACGACATGAACCTGACGGGCAAGAGCCTGCGGATCGACGGGGTCGACCGGGCCGTGATCGGGGTCATGCCGGACTCGTTTGCGCTGCCGGGTACCTATGAGGGGTCTGAGCAGAAGAAGCCGGAGGTCTGGCTGCCGCTGGACCTGGCGGCGGCCCAGGGCGAGCAGGCGCTTTGGGGCCGCAGCTACAGCGTGTTTGCGCGGCTGAAGCAGGGCGTCACCCTGGGCCGGGCGCGTGCCGAGATGGACGTCATCGCGGCCCGCCTCGAGAAGGAATATCCCGATACGGATCATGGGTTTGGCGTAAACGTGTATCCCGTCACCGAGGAGGATGCCGGGCCCGAACTGAGGCAAGGCATCCTGGTGCTGCAGGCGGCCGTTGGGTTCGTGCTGCTGATTGCCTGCGCAAACATGGCGAACCTGCTGCTGGCTCGGGCTGTGGCCCGGGAGCGGGAGATCGGGATCCGGCTGGCCCTGGGTGCGCAGCGCGGCCGGATCATCCGCCTGATGCTGACCGAGAGTCTGCTCTTGAGCTTCCTGGGCGGGCTGTTGGGCTTGCTGCTGGCCTACTGGGGCCTGGACCTGATCTCGGCACTGGCGCCCAAGGACACACATGGGTTCCATGAGTTGCGCCTGGATCCCTGGGTGCTGCTCTTCACTCTGGGTATCTCTATCGGCACCGGGGTGTTGTTCGGCCTGGCGCCGGCGTGGCACGCCGCCCGGCGCGACCTGACGGAACCGATTGGGCGGGGTGGGCGGACTGCCGGTTCGGGTCCGCAATGGCTGAGGAACACGATGGTCTCCGTGGAGGTAGCGCTGGCCCTGGTGCTGTTGATCGGGGCCGGACTGATGATCCGGACGCTCAGCCACCTGATGCATGTGGATCCGGGGTTCCAGCCGGCTCACCTGCTGACCCTGAAATTGGAAGGCACGACGGTGAAGGATTTCGGCAACCGATTGCTGGAGCGGGTGAAGGAATTGCCGGGGGTCGAGCGGGCCAGTATCTCCAGCTCCATGCCGATGCAGCATGTAGAGCAGACCAACTACCGGCTGGAGGGCGACGATCCGAAGTCGCGGACGCTGCGCATGGCCTGCCGCAGCGCGGTGAGTGAGACGTTCTTCGAGACCCTGGGGATTCCGTTCCGATATGGCCGAACTTTTAGCCGGCAGGAGTCCGAAGCGAAACAGCCGGCGGCGATTGTGATCAGCGAGACCTTCGCCAGGCTGCACTGGCCCAATCAGGATCCGGTCGGCCGGACGGTGATGTTGCCCACTGGCGGTAAGGAAGACGCCCGGTTGATGATTGTCGGGGTAGTGGGCGACACCCACCAGATGGGCCCGGACTCGACGGTGCTGCCGGAGATGTATACTCCGTCACGGCAGTTTACCGATATGATCCTGGCCGTCAGGACCCGGTCGGACGTGGGTGCAATGAAGGCGTCCATGGAGAGGGTGGTGTGGGGGATTGATCCGAAACTGCCGCTGCAACCGGCCCGCTCGATGGAGAAAGTACTTTATGAATGGCCTGCAAATCGCAGATTCTATATGGCTATTCTTGTCAGCTTCGCGGGGCTCGCACTGCTGCTGGCCGCCCTGGGACTGTATGGGGTCTTGTCCTACGTAGTGAACCTGCGGACGAGCGAACTGGGGATCCGCATCGCACTGGGCGCCACGACCAGGGATATCCTGACGCTGGTTTTGCGGCAGGGGCTAGTCCTGACCCTGGCCGGGACGGCGGCCGGACTGGGCGTCTCGTTCGTGATTACCCGGCTGATGGAGAGCCTGCTCTACGGAGTGAAGCCGCTGGATCCCCAGACGTTCACGGCGGTGCCCGCTGCTTTGATCGTGGTCGCCCTGGCTGCTTGCTATCTTCCGGCGCGCCGCGCGGCTCGTGTGGATCCGATGCTGGCTTTGCGCAGTGAATGA